From a single Sphingosinicellaceae bacterium genomic region:
- a CDS encoding DDE-type integrase/transposase/recombinase, giving the protein MRTVSMATRTELVAAISERYRSADRASKGRVLDEFVAVTGFHRKHAMRLMRAGPAVTTANVRIERRIYDEAARTALIVLWEAADRLCGKRLRPLIPILLEAMERHGHLDLAPAVRSQLTKMSAATIDRVLRAAKAGNRKPRRRGVAGTALRQSVPIRTFDDWDNPAPGYVEADLVSHSGPVAKGSFAWTFTLTDIATGWTECAPLLVREQTVLVAVLSEVRRLMPFPLLGFDTDNDSVFINETVRDYCAASDIAFTRCRPYRKNDQAWVEQKNGSVVRRLAGYRRFEGLEATVALAELYAASRLFVNFFQPSFKLAEKHRDGARVRKRYHAPATPYQRLLDDPRVSDKTRTRVRAIFADLDPVRLLRDIRAAQQRLVALADMVSPVPVSEQPAAPPLDAFLSSLQTIWQGGEARPTASNKPVIKRGRRRPDPLIEVSEQLKRWFEDEPWRTGRELLEKLQVERPDNYPDGLIRTVQRRLKVWRSEYAHALVFTHSGLAAESPTDTAMPVSVLVEG; this is encoded by the coding sequence ATGAGGACGGTGAGCATGGCAACGCGTACGGAGCTGGTCGCTGCGATCAGCGAACGGTACCGATCGGCTGATCGAGCAAGCAAGGGCCGGGTGCTGGACGAGTTCGTTGCGGTGACGGGATTTCACCGCAAGCATGCGATGCGGCTGATGCGGGCGGGCCCCGCGGTCACGACGGCGAACGTCCGCATCGAGCGTCGGATCTACGACGAGGCGGCCCGGACCGCGCTTATCGTGCTCTGGGAGGCGGCGGATCGGCTGTGCGGCAAGCGATTGCGACCGCTCATTCCGATCCTGCTGGAGGCGATGGAGCGCCATGGCCATCTGGACTTGGCGCCGGCGGTGAGGTCGCAGCTGACGAAGATGAGCGCGGCAACGATCGATCGCGTGCTTCGCGCCGCAAAGGCCGGTAATCGCAAACCGCGGCGACGTGGTGTCGCGGGAACGGCGCTCCGGCAAAGCGTACCGATCAGGACGTTTGACGACTGGGACAATCCGGCACCGGGGTATGTCGAAGCCGATCTCGTATCGCACAGCGGTCCGGTCGCGAAGGGAAGCTTTGCGTGGACGTTCACGTTGACTGACATCGCGACCGGCTGGACTGAGTGCGCGCCGCTACTGGTTCGCGAGCAGACGGTGCTCGTCGCGGTGCTTAGCGAGGTGCGCAGGCTGATGCCGTTCCCGCTGCTGGGGTTCGACACTGACAACGATAGCGTCTTCATCAACGAGACGGTGCGCGATTACTGCGCTGCCTCCGACATCGCGTTCACGCGCTGCCGACCCTATCGCAAGAACGACCAGGCATGGGTGGAGCAAAAGAACGGATCAGTCGTGCGCCGCCTGGCTGGCTATCGTCGCTTCGAGGGGCTGGAGGCGACCGTTGCGCTGGCTGAGCTGTACGCGGCGTCGCGCCTGTTCGTGAACTTCTTCCAGCCCTCGTTCAAGCTGGCCGAGAAGCACCGCGACGGTGCGCGGGTTCGCAAGCGCTATCATGCACCAGCGACGCCCTATCAGCGGTTGCTCGACGATCCGCGGGTATCTGATAAGACCCGGACACGCGTGCGTGCGATCTTTGCCGACCTCGATCCCGTCCGCTTGCTGCGCGATATCAGGGCGGCCCAACAGCGGCTGGTCGCCCTTGCCGACATGGTCAGCCCAGTACCGGTGAGCGAGCAGCCCGCGGCCCCACCATTGGACGCGTTCCTCTCCAGCTTGCAAACGATATGGCAGGGCGGTGAAGCGCGACCGACTGCATCCAATAAACCGGTCATCAAGCGCGGTCGTCGCCGTCCCGATCCGCTGATCGAGGTGAGCGAGCAGTTGAAGCGCTGGTTCGAGGACGAGCCGTGGCGCACCGGCAGGGAGCTGCTGGAAAAACTTCAGGTCGAGCGGCCCGACAACTATCCCGATGGCCTGATCCGTACCGTCCAGCGCCGCCTTAAGGTCTGGCGGTCCGAATACGCTCACGCACTGGTGTTCACTCATTCCGGGCTGGCGGCGGAATCTCCTACGGATACGGCGATGCCGGTGTCGGTGCTAGTCGAAGGTTGA
- a CDS encoding acetyl-CoA C-acetyltransferase, with translation MTDAYIIDAVRTPRGVGKPGKGALSHLHPQHLAATVLKALKERNHLDTADVDDIIWSTSTQKGKQGGDLGRMAALAAGYDTRASGTTLDRFCGGGITSVNLAAASVMSGMEDVVIAGGTEMMSYTTSVGAEEHAAGIKPMGMGSGNKALDAIHPQSHQGVCGDAIAAREGISREAVDALALVSQQRADVAIKEGRFAKSVVPVMNEDGSVALDREEFPRPQTTAEGLAGLKASFDVVADVALDEGGPTFRDQITRAYPGLEFKGVHHAGNSSGVVDGAAALLITSKAYADAHGLKPRARIVAYANYGDCPTLMLNAPVPAAKKVLAKAGLTKDDIDVWEINEAFAVVAEKFIRDLDLDRAKVNINGGAMALGHPIGATGSILIGTALDELERSGGRYGLITMCAAGGMAPAIIIERV, from the coding sequence ATGACCGACGCCTACATCATCGACGCCGTCCGCACGCCGCGTGGCGTCGGCAAGCCGGGCAAGGGCGCTTTGTCGCACCTGCACCCGCAGCACCTCGCGGCCACGGTCCTGAAGGCGCTCAAGGAGCGCAATCACCTCGACACCGCCGACGTCGACGACATCATCTGGTCGACCTCGACCCAGAAGGGCAAGCAGGGCGGCGACCTCGGGCGCATGGCGGCACTCGCGGCGGGCTATGACACGCGCGCCAGTGGCACGACGCTCGACCGCTTCTGTGGCGGCGGCATCACCTCGGTGAACCTCGCCGCCGCCAGCGTCATGTCGGGCATGGAGGACGTCGTCATCGCCGGCGGCACCGAGATGATGAGCTACACCACCAGCGTCGGCGCCGAGGAGCATGCAGCGGGCATCAAGCCGATGGGCATGGGGTCAGGCAACAAGGCGCTCGACGCCATCCACCCCCAGTCGCACCAGGGCGTCTGTGGCGACGCCATCGCCGCCCGGGAAGGCATCTCGCGCGAGGCGGTCGACGCGCTCGCACTGGTCAGCCAGCAGCGCGCCGATGTCGCGATCAAGGAAGGGCGTTTCGCGAAGTCGGTCGTGCCGGTGATGAACGAGGACGGCAGCGTCGCCCTCGACCGCGAGGAGTTCCCGCGCCCGCAGACCACCGCCGAGGGCTTGGCCGGATTGAAAGCGAGCTTCGATGTGGTCGCCGACGTGGCGCTCGATGAGGGTGGCCCGACCTTCCGCGACCAGATCACCCGCGCCTATCCGGGCCTCGAGTTCAAGGGCGTCCACCATGCCGGCAACTCAAGCGGCGTCGTCGACGGTGCGGCGGCTCTGCTGATCACCTCGAAGGCCTATGCCGACGCCCACGGCCTCAAGCCCCGCGCGCGGATCGTCGCCTACGCCAATTACGGCGACTGCCCGACGCTGATGCTCAATGCGCCGGTCCCGGCGGCGAAGAAGGTGTTGGCGAAGGCCGGGCTGACCAAGGACGACATCGACGTCTGGGAGATCAACGAGGCGTTCGCCGTCGTCGCCGAGAAGTTCATCCGCGACCTCGACCTCGACCGCGCCAAGGTCAACATCAACGGCGGCGCGATGGCGCTCGGCCACCCGATAGGTGCGACGGGCTCGATCCTGATCGGCACCGCGCTCGACGAGCTGGAGCGGTCGGGCGGGCGGTACGGGTTAATCACCATGTGCGCGGCGGGGGGCATGGCCCCGGCGATCATCATCGAGCGAGTGTAG
- a CDS encoding M20/M25/M40 family metallo-hydrolase — MRFAKCFLIAGLAATALTPASGQALRPDQAKFRALYQELVETNTTLSVGSCTQAAEQIATRLKAAGYPDADLTLFSVPEHPKEGGLVAVLPGTDPKAKAILLLAHLDVVEAKREDWTRDPFKLIEENGYFYARGASDDKAMAAIYADTLIRMKGEKRARRTVKLALTCGEETNGAFNGAEYLAANKRDLIDAQFALNEGGGGSVSPDGKPVALALQVSEKISQNYTLEATNPGGHSSRPRPDNAIYQIANAVTKIQGYTFPVTLDATTTAFLTRSQAVQPASVAAAMKALVANPRDAAAAALLSKDPLLNSTLRTTCVVTLIGGGHAENALPQRATANVNCRIFPTETVEATQAKLTEIIGDKGVSIVMKTRRGPPSKPTPLDPAVLGPAEAVAKSMYPGLPIIPLMSTGASDSIFLAAAGIPSYGVPGILYEADWGGIHGLNEHIRVKSVYDGRDFLYTLIRRYAESK, encoded by the coding sequence GTGCGCTTTGCCAAGTGTTTCCTGATTGCCGGTCTCGCCGCGACGGCGCTGACCCCCGCCTCCGGCCAGGCGCTGCGGCCCGACCAGGCGAAGTTCCGGGCGCTGTACCAGGAGCTTGTCGAGACCAACACGACGCTGTCGGTCGGGTCGTGCACGCAGGCGGCGGAGCAGATCGCGACGCGGTTGAAGGCGGCAGGCTACCCGGATGCCGACCTGACCCTGTTCAGCGTGCCCGAACATCCGAAGGAAGGCGGGCTGGTCGCGGTGCTGCCGGGCACCGACCCCAAGGCCAAGGCGATCCTGCTGCTCGCGCACCTCGATGTCGTCGAGGCGAAGCGCGAGGACTGGACCCGCGATCCGTTCAAGCTGATCGAGGAGAACGGCTATTTCTATGCGCGCGGCGCGTCCGACGACAAGGCGATGGCGGCGATCTATGCGGACACGCTGATCCGCATGAAGGGCGAGAAGCGCGCCCGGCGGACGGTCAAGCTGGCGCTGACCTGCGGCGAGGAGACCAACGGCGCGTTCAACGGTGCCGAGTATCTGGCGGCCAACAAGCGCGACCTGATCGACGCGCAGTTCGCGCTGAACGAGGGCGGCGGCGGCAGCGTCTCGCCCGACGGCAAGCCGGTCGCGCTGGCGCTCCAGGTCAGCGAGAAGATCTCGCAGAACTACACGCTGGAGGCGACCAACCCCGGCGGCCACTCGTCGCGGCCGCGCCCCGACAACGCGATCTACCAGATCGCCAACGCGGTGACGAAGATCCAGGGCTACACCTTCCCGGTGACCCTCGACGCCACCACGACGGCATTCCTGACGCGCAGCCAGGCGGTCCAGCCGGCATCGGTCGCCGCCGCGATGAAGGCGCTGGTCGCCAACCCCAGGGACGCAGCCGCGGCGGCGCTGCTGTCGAAGGACCCGCTGCTCAACTCGACGCTGCGCACGACCTGCGTCGTCACGCTGATCGGCGGCGGCCATGCCGAGAATGCACTGCCGCAGCGCGCCACCGCCAACGTCAACTGTCGCATCTTCCCGACCGAGACCGTCGAGGCGACCCAGGCCAAGCTGACCGAGATCATCGGCGACAAGGGCGTCAGCATCGTCATGAAGACCCGCCGCGGCCCGCCGTCGAAGCCGACCCCGCTCGACCCCGCCGTACTCGGGCCCGCCGAGGCGGTCGCGAAGTCGATGTACCCCGGGCTGCCGATCATCCCGTTGATGTCGACCGGCGCGAGCGATTCGATCTTCCTCGCCGCCGCCGGCATCCCGTCCTACGGCGTCCCCGGCATTCTGTACGAGGCCGACTGGGGCGGCATCCACGGCCTCAACGAGCACATCCGGGTGAAGTCGGTCTATGACGGCCGCGACTTCCTCTACACGCTGATCCGCCGCTACGCAGAGTCGAAATAG
- a CDS encoding efflux RND transporter permease subunit: MLSKIFIDRPIFAWVIAIVIMLAGIGGIVALPVAQYPDIAPPSVNIRATYPGASAETLESSVTSVIEQQLTGIDGLIYFSATSNAAGQVTVTVTFDKGTNPDIAQVQVQNKVQQALSRLPQQVQAQGLIVTKSNPDFLMVVAVYDESDRKTSGDVADYLVSSLQDTIGRIKGVGDFNVFGAQYAMRIWLDPFKLASFQLMPSDITAAIQAQNTQVAAGQIGGQPGPDTQMLNATVTARSRLTTPAQFREIIVKTQADGSKVLLRDVARVELGSESYTQTGRLNGHPASGIAIQLAPGADALKTSELVRAEIVQAAKSFPDGFKYAFPLDTTAFIKLSVEEVVKTLAEAIVLVVIVMFVFLQSWRATLIPAIAVPVVLLGTFGVLALFGFSINVLTLFGLVLSIGLLVDDAIVVVENVERVMEENPEISPHDATVQSMDEIQTALIGIAMVLSAVFLPMAFFGGSVGVIYRQFSITIVSSMILSVIVALVLSPALAATLLKRPDHDKKPGVVGRLGKRFNDWFNRTADRYVEAVKTIIARKFIAIVGYAIVVAALLILFVRLPTSFLPDEDQGIAQIQYTLPAGATQARTIAAVETIENYFLKQEHNTDSMLAIVGASQQGTGQNTGRGFVAFKPWEDRKGADNAAVAITKRATAQLSGELRDVKFFALNPPPVRGLGQSSGFTLELLNTGGLSRAEFKAARDKLLASAQGDPILAKVRQNSLEDVPTLQVVVDQAKVGALGITQSDVDSTISGAWGGVYVNDFVDRGRVKRVYVQGDAPYRSRPEDLSNWFVRTATGTMAPFSAFAKTVWQQAPTTLARFNGQSAYEIQGDAAPGQSSGEAMQKMTDLAKDLKGTSVAWSGLSYQERLSGGQTPILYSLSLLVIFLCLAALYESWSIPLSVLLVIPLGLVGAALAVTLRGLTNDVYFQVGLLTTMGLSAKNAHCLA; encoded by the coding sequence GTGCTGTCGAAAATCTTCATCGACCGGCCGATCTTCGCGTGGGTCATCGCTATCGTCATCATGCTGGCGGGCATCGGTGGTATCGTCGCGCTGCCGGTCGCGCAATATCCCGATATCGCGCCCCCCTCGGTCAACATCCGCGCCACCTATCCGGGAGCGTCGGCGGAGACGCTTGAATCCAGCGTCACCTCGGTCATCGAGCAACAGCTGACCGGCATCGACGGGCTGATCTATTTCTCCGCGACCTCGAACGCTGCCGGGCAGGTCACCGTCACCGTGACCTTCGACAAGGGCACCAACCCCGACATCGCGCAGGTTCAGGTCCAGAACAAGGTCCAGCAGGCGCTGTCCCGGCTGCCCCAGCAGGTGCAGGCGCAGGGCCTGATCGTCACCAAGTCGAACCCCGACTTCCTGATGGTCGTCGCGGTCTATGACGAGAGCGATCGCAAGACGAGCGGCGACGTCGCCGACTATCTGGTGTCGTCGCTGCAGGACACCATCGGACGCATCAAGGGCGTCGGCGATTTCAACGTCTTTGGCGCGCAATACGCGATGCGAATCTGGCTCGACCCGTTCAAGCTGGCGAGCTTCCAGCTGATGCCGAGCGATATCACCGCGGCGATCCAAGCCCAGAATACCCAGGTCGCAGCGGGCCAGATCGGCGGCCAGCCGGGTCCCGACACGCAGATGCTGAACGCGACGGTGACGGCGCGGTCGCGGCTGACGACCCCCGCCCAGTTCCGCGAGATCATCGTCAAGACCCAGGCGGACGGCTCGAAAGTCCTGCTCCGCGACGTCGCCCGGGTCGAGCTCGGTAGCGAAAGCTACACCCAGACCGGACGGCTCAACGGCCATCCAGCATCGGGTATCGCGATCCAGCTCGCGCCGGGGGCGGACGCGCTGAAGACCTCGGAACTGGTCCGCGCCGAGATCGTGCAGGCCGCCAAGTCGTTCCCGGACGGCTTCAAATACGCCTTCCCGCTCGACACCACCGCCTTCATCAAGCTGTCGGTGGAGGAGGTCGTCAAGACATTGGCCGAGGCGATCGTGCTGGTCGTCATCGTCATGTTCGTCTTCCTGCAGAGCTGGCGCGCGACGCTGATCCCGGCGATCGCTGTGCCGGTCGTGCTGCTCGGCACCTTCGGCGTGCTGGCGCTGTTCGGGTTCTCGATCAACGTGCTGACCCTGTTCGGGCTGGTCCTGTCGATCGGGCTGCTCGTCGACGATGCGATCGTCGTCGTCGAGAACGTCGAGCGCGTCATGGAGGAAAATCCTGAGATCAGCCCGCACGACGCGACCGTGCAGTCGATGGACGAGATCCAGACCGCGCTGATTGGCATCGCCATGGTGCTGTCGGCGGTGTTCCTGCCGATGGCGTTCTTCGGCGGCTCGGTCGGCGTCATCTACCGCCAGTTCTCGATCACCATCGTGTCGTCGATGATCCTGTCGGTGATCGTCGCGCTGGTGCTGTCCCCCGCCCTCGCCGCGACCCTGCTCAAGCGCCCCGACCACGACAAGAAGCCCGGCGTCGTCGGCCGCCTCGGCAAGCGCTTCAACGACTGGTTCAACCGCACCGCCGACCGCTACGTCGAGGCGGTCAAGACGATCATCGCACGCAAGTTCATCGCCATCGTCGGCTATGCCATCGTCGTCGCCGCGCTGCTCATCCTGTTCGTCCGCCTGCCGACCAGCTTCCTGCCCGACGAGGACCAGGGCATCGCGCAGATCCAGTACACCCTGCCCGCCGGTGCCACCCAGGCGCGCACCATCGCGGCGGTCGAGACCATCGAGAATTACTTCCTGAAGCAGGAGCACAATACCGACTCGATGCTGGCGATCGTCGGCGCGAGCCAGCAGGGCACCGGCCAGAACACCGGCCGCGGCTTCGTCGCCTTCAAGCCGTGGGAAGACCGCAAGGGTGCCGATAACGCCGCCGTCGCGATCACCAAGCGCGCCACCGCGCAGCTGTCGGGCGAGCTTCGCGACGTCAAGTTCTTCGCCCTCAACCCGCCGCCGGTGCGCGGCCTCGGACAGTCGAGCGGCTTCACGCTCGAACTGCTCAACACCGGCGGGCTGAGCCGCGCCGAGTTCAAGGCGGCGCGCGACAAGCTGCTGGCCAGTGCGCAGGGCGACCCGATCCTCGCCAAGGTCCGCCAGAACTCGCTGGAGGACGTGCCGACGCTGCAGGTGGTCGTCGACCAGGCGAAGGTCGGCGCGCTCGGCATCACGCAATCGGATGTCGACTCGACGATCAGCGGCGCGTGGGGCGGTGTCTACGTCAACGACTTCGTCGACCGTGGCCGGGTCAAGCGGGTCTACGTCCAGGGCGACGCGCCCTATCGCAGCCGGCCGGAGGACCTTTCGAACTGGTTCGTCCGCACCGCCACCGGCACGATGGCGCCGTTCTCGGCCTTCGCGAAGACCGTCTGGCAGCAGGCGCCGACCACCCTCGCACGCTTCAACGGCCAGTCGGCGTACGAAATCCAGGGCGACGCCGCCCCGGGCCAAAGCTCGGGCGAGGCGATGCAGAAGATGACCGACCTCGCCAAGGACCTGAAGGGCACGTCGGTCGCGTGGAGCGGCCTGTCTTATCAGGAACGCCTGTCGGGCGGGCAGACGCCGATCCTGTACTCGCTGTCGCTGCTGGTGATCTTCCTGTGCCTCGCGGCCTTGTACGAGAGCTGGTCGATCCCGTTGTCGGTGCTGTTGGTGATTCCACTCGGGCTGGTCGGCGCGGCGCTGGCAGTGACGCTGCGCGGCCTCACGAACGACGTGTATTTCCAGGTCGGGCTGCTGACCACGATGGGCCTGTCCGCAAAGAACGCGCATTGCCTCGCCTGA
- a CDS encoding efflux RND transporter periplasmic adaptor subunit: MLLLAACGAKDDKKGPPPTPEAGVVTLHTETVPLFIELPGRTAAYETSEVRPQVSGLITARLFTEGALVKKGQTLYRIDPSLYRAAAAQAQANLASAQAAQVSAQAKADRYKPLAQIEAVSKQDFSDATASAGQAVAAVAQNRAAVQTSAINLRFTRLPAPISGRIGRSLATTGALVTSGQADALTTIQRLDPIFVDIQQSSADLLALRRALSSGGATPSSATVRLQLEDGSDYGLTGRVQFSEPMVDQTTGTVTLRATFPNPKGLLLPGMYVRARLSQATAPDAILAPQTGVARDPRGSATALVVGPGNKAVLRNITADRTVGNAWLVTSGLKAGDRLIVEGLGQIKAGQVVKPVPAGSKPQPKPKDGGKSSGDAASNS; encoded by the coding sequence ATGCTGCTGCTCGCGGCCTGCGGCGCCAAGGACGACAAGAAGGGACCGCCCCCGACCCCCGAGGCCGGGGTCGTGACGCTCCACACCGAGACCGTGCCGCTGTTCATCGAACTGCCGGGGCGCACCGCGGCCTACGAGACCTCGGAAGTCCGTCCGCAGGTGTCGGGGCTGATTACCGCGCGGCTGTTCACCGAGGGGGCGCTGGTGAAGAAAGGCCAGACGCTCTACCGGATCGACCCGAGCCTGTACCGCGCTGCCGCAGCGCAGGCGCAGGCGAACCTCGCCAGCGCCCAGGCGGCGCAGGTGTCGGCGCAGGCGAAGGCCGACCGCTACAAGCCGCTCGCGCAGATCGAGGCGGTCAGCAAGCAGGACTTCAGCGACGCCACCGCGAGCGCCGGGCAGGCGGTCGCGGCGGTCGCCCAGAACCGCGCGGCGGTCCAGACCAGCGCGATCAACCTGCGCTTCACCCGCCTGCCCGCGCCGATCAGCGGCCGCATCGGGCGCTCGCTGGCGACGACCGGCGCGCTGGTGACCTCCGGGCAGGCGGACGCACTGACGACGATCCAGCGGCTCGACCCGATCTTCGTCGATATCCAGCAGTCGAGCGCCGACCTGCTGGCGCTGCGTCGCGCGCTGTCGAGTGGTGGGGCAACCCCTTCGTCGGCCACGGTGCGCCTGCAGCTCGAGGACGGCAGCGACTACGGCTTGACCGGCCGGGTCCAGTTCTCCGAGCCGATGGTCGACCAGACCACCGGCACGGTGACGCTGCGCGCGACCTTCCCGAACCCCAAGGGCCTGCTGCTGCCCGGCATGTACGTCCGCGCCCGGCTGTCGCAGGCGACCGCGCCCGATGCGATCCTCGCGCCGCAGACCGGCGTCGCGCGCGATCCGCGCGGGTCCGCCACCGCGCTCGTCGTCGGGCCGGGCAACAAGGCGGTGCTCCGCAACATCACCGCGGACCGCACGGTCGGCAACGCGTGGCTGGTGACCTCGGGCCTCAAGGCCGGGGACCGGCTGATCGTCGAGGGGCTCGGCCAGATCAAGGCCGGCCAGGTGGTCAAGCCGGTGCCGGCGGGGTCGAAGCCGCAGCCCAAGCCCAAGGATGGTGGCAAATCCAGCGGCGACGCGGCCTCGAATAGCTAG
- a CDS encoding SUF system Fe-S cluster assembly regulator, whose product MRLSNLADYAVVVMTAAAKCDDPRLSAAAVAAHTGIPAPTVAKLMGTLAKQGLLVSTRGVAGGFHLARAPGEISVAAIVEAVDGPIALTNCQDGEVSSCALEGSCAVRGHWGPINRAVRDALLAVSLADLLQPARIKAGVLA is encoded by the coding sequence ATCCGCCTCAGCAACCTTGCCGACTATGCCGTGGTGGTGATGACCGCCGCGGCGAAGTGCGACGACCCCCGGCTGTCCGCCGCCGCCGTCGCCGCGCACACCGGCATCCCGGCGCCGACCGTCGCCAAGCTGATGGGCACCCTCGCCAAGCAGGGCCTGCTGGTCTCGACCCGCGGCGTCGCCGGCGGTTTTCATCTTGCCCGCGCCCCCGGGGAAATCAGCGTCGCGGCCATCGTCGAGGCGGTCGACGGTCCGATCGCGCTGACCAATTGCCAGGACGGCGAAGTCTCGTCCTGCGCGCTCGAGGGCAGCTGCGCCGTCCGCGGCCACTGGGGCCCGATCAATCGCGCCGTACGGGACGCTCTGCTGGCGGTGTCGCTTGCCGACCTGCTGCAGCCCGCGCGCATCAAGGCCGGAGTTTTGGCATGA
- the sufB gene encoding Fe-S cluster assembly protein SufB encodes MSDDLLLESVHEDGPVRDAAAIAAVDDLATYKWGFVSDIESDMAPKGLSEDTVRYISAKKSEPQWLLDWRLKAYRLWLTMETPDWAKLDIAPIDYQDMYFYAAPKAKPTLASLDELDPEIRRTYEKLGIPIEEQKMLAGVEGSRRVAVDAVFDSVSVATTFRAELERAGVIFRSISEAVKEYPDLVRKWLGSVVPQRDNYFACLNSAVFSDGTFVYIPEGVRCPMELSTYFRINAQNTGQFERTLIVADKGSHVSYLEGCTAPMRDENQLHAAVVELIALDDAEIKYSTVQNWYPGDANGVGGIYNFVTKRANCLGKRSKVSWTQVETGSAITWKYPSCVLSGDGSIGEFYSVAVTNNRQQADTGTKMIHLGKNTRSTIVSKGISAGHSNNTYRGLVRVAASAEGVRNFTQCDSLLLGSLSGAHTVPYIEVRNPSAQIEHEATTSKISDDQMFYAQSRGLDAEEAVALIVNGFCREVLKQLPMEFAVEAQKLLGISLEGSVG; translated from the coding sequence ATGAGTGACGACCTCCTTCTCGAATCTGTTCACGAAGATGGGCCCGTCCGCGACGCCGCGGCAATCGCCGCGGTCGACGATCTCGCGACCTACAAATGGGGCTTCGTCTCCGACATCGAATCCGACATGGCGCCCAAGGGCCTGTCGGAGGACACCGTCCGCTACATCAGCGCCAAGAAATCGGAGCCGCAGTGGCTGCTCGATTGGCGCCTGAAGGCGTATCGCCTGTGGCTGACGATGGAGACCCCGGACTGGGCCAAGCTCGACATCGCGCCGATCGACTATCAGGACATGTATTTCTACGCCGCGCCCAAGGCCAAGCCCACATTGGCGTCGCTGGACGAGCTCGACCCCGAGATCCGCCGTACCTACGAAAAGCTCGGCATCCCGATCGAGGAGCAGAAGATGCTCGCGGGTGTCGAGGGCTCGCGCCGGGTGGCGGTCGATGCGGTGTTCGACAGCGTCTCGGTTGCCACGACCTTCCGCGCCGAACTGGAGCGCGCCGGGGTCATCTTCCGCTCGATCAGCGAGGCGGTGAAGGAATACCCGGACCTCGTGCGCAAGTGGCTCGGCTCGGTCGTGCCGCAGCGCGACAATTACTTCGCCTGCCTCAACTCGGCGGTCTTCTCGGACGGTACGTTCGTCTACATCCCGGAAGGCGTCCGCTGCCCGATGGAGCTGTCGACGTATTTCCGCATCAATGCCCAGAACACCGGGCAGTTCGAGCGCACGCTCATTGTGGCCGACAAGGGCAGCCACGTCAGCTACCTCGAGGGCTGCACCGCCCCGATGCGCGACGAGAACCAGCTCCACGCCGCGGTCGTCGAGCTGATCGCGCTCGATGATGCCGAGATCAAATATTCGACCGTGCAGAACTGGTACCCGGGCGATGCCAACGGCGTCGGCGGCATCTACAATTTCGTCACCAAGCGCGCCAACTGCCTCGGCAAGCGGTCGAAGGTGAGCTGGACCCAGGTCGAGACCGGCAGCGCGATCACCTGGAAGTACCCGTCGTGCGTGCTGTCCGGCGACGGCTCGATCGGCGAGTTCTATTCGGTCGCGGTCACCAACAACCGCCAGCAGGCCGACACCGGCACCAAGATGATCCACCTCGGCAAGAACACCCGGAGCACGATCGTCAGCAAGGGCATCAGCGCCGGCCACTCGAACAACACCTATCGCGGGCTGGTCCGCGTTGCGGCGTCGGCCGAGGGCGTCCGCAACTTCACCCAGTGCGACTCGCTGTTGCTCGGTTCGCTGAGCGGTGCCCACACGGTGCCCTATATCGAGGTCCGCAACCCGAGCGCGCAGATCGAGCACGAGGCCACCACCTCCAAGATCAGCGACGACCAGATGTTCTACGCCCAGTCGCGCGGGCTGGACGCCGAGGAAGCCGTCGCGCTGATCGTCAACGGTTTCTGCCGCGAGGTGCTGAAGCAGCTGCCGATGGAGTTCGCGGTCGAGGCGCAGAAGTTGCTCGGGATTTCGCTGGAGGGGAGCGTCGGGTGA